In the Phaseolus vulgaris cultivar G19833 chromosome 7, P. vulgaris v2.0, whole genome shotgun sequence genome, one interval contains:
- the LOC137829370 gene encoding antifungal protein ginkbilobin-like protein has product MGICSKIAAATIVLLCLWSVADSVLNTNITTILCNVGGYTSGDPFAVSLSYVVGELETDTPTQKNYDYYNISPYPNSFAYGHAACNLNLTTSDCKTCLGVAKTAMFNACPKRIGARSVLHDCTIRYEQYPFDD; this is encoded by the coding sequence ATGGGCATTTGTTCAAAAATTGCAGCGGCTACGATTGTTTTGCTGTGCCTGTGGAGTGTTGCTGACAGTGTTCTCAACACCAACATCACTACCATTCTGTGCAACGTTGGTGGGTACACCTCAGGTGATCCTTTTGCTGTCAGTTTATCATATGTTGTTGGAGAATTGGAGACAGACACTCCAACGCAGAAAAATTACGATTACTACAATATTTCTCCATATCCTAATTCCTTTGCCTACGGACATGCTGCTTGCAACCTAAATCTCACAACCTCTGACTGCAAAACCTGCCTTGGTGTTGCTAAAACAGCTATGTTCAACGCATGTCCCAAACGTATAGGAGCTCGCTCGGTGCTGCATGATTGTACAATCAGGTATGAGCAGTACCCATTTGACGATTAG
- the LOC137829695 gene encoding probable aspartic proteinase GIP2, with amino-acid sequence MDKSFNFLLLITLFQLFFIAPSFAQQSFRPKALVVPVTKHASTLQYVTQINQRTPLVPLNLVLDIGGQFLWVGCQTNYVSSTYRPARCRSAQCSLAGATSCGDCFSAPRPGCNNNTCGLTPDNTITHTATVGELAEDTVSVQSTNGFNPGRNVTVSRFLFSCAPTFLLQGLATGVSGMAGLGRTKIALPSQFASAFSFHRKFAVCLSSSKGVVFFGDGPYVLLPNVDASQLLTFTPLLINPVSTASAFSQGEPSAEYFIGVKSIRIDEKVVLVNTTLLSINSDGVGGTKISSVNPYTVLEASIFKAVTEAFVKASAARNITRVAGVAPFEVCFSSENVLATRLGASVPTIELLLQNQKIWRIFGANSVVSVNDDEILCLGFVNGGEKLRTSIVIGGYQLENNLLQFDLATSRLGFSSLLFGSRTTCANFNFTSTL; translated from the coding sequence ATGGATAAATCTTTCAACTTTCTGCTTCTCATCACCCTCTTCCAACTTTTCTTCATTGCACCCTCTTTCGCTCAGCAATCTTTCAGGCCCAAAGCCCTTGTTGTCCCCGTTACAAAACACGCATCAACTCTCCAATACGTAACTCAAATCAACCAAAGAACTCCTCTTGTCCCATTAAACCTTGTGCTTGACATCGGAGGCCAATTCCTCTGGGTCGGTTGCCAGACCAACTACGTCTCCTCCACTTACCGCCCTGCACGGTGCCGCTCCGCTCAGTGCTCCCTTGCCGGAGCCACCAGCTGCGGGGACTGCTTTTCTGCCCCCAGACCCGGCTGCAACAACAACACGTGCGGCCTCACGCCGGACAACACCATCACCCACACCGCTACCGTCGGCGAGCTCGCTGAAGATACCGTCTCCGTCCAATCCACCAACGGCTTCAACCCGGGACGAAACGTCACCGTTTCCCGCTTCCTCTTCTCCTGCGCCCCCACCTTCTTACTCCAAGGACTCGCCACTGGAGTCTCCGGCATGGCCGGTCTCGGTAGAACGAAAATAGCTCTTCCCTCACAGTTCGCTTCAGCGTTTAGCTTCCACAGGAAGTTCGCCGTCTGTCTCTCCTCCTCAAAAGGTGTCGTTTTCTTCGGCGACGGCCCTTACGTTCTTCTCCCCAACGTTGACGCCTCTCAGTTACTCACCTTCACCCCTCTGTTGATCAACCCCGTCAGCACCGCTTCCGCTTTCTCCCAGGGAGAACCCTCCGCCGAGTATTTCATCGGCGTGAAATCCATCAGAATCGACGAAAAGGTTGTGCTCGTTAACACGACTTTGTTATCCATAAACAGCGACGGCGTTGGCGGAACGAAGATCAGTTCCGTTAACCCTTACACTGTGTTGGAGGCTTCGATCTTCAAAGCAGTGACGGAGGCTTTTGTAAAAGCGTCTGCTGCGAGGAATATAACGAGGGTGGCTGGTGTGGCACCGTTTGAAGTGTGTTTCAGCAGTGAGAACGTGTTGGCCACGCGATTAGGGGCGTCGGTGCCAACCATTGAGCTTCTTCTGCAGAACCAGAAGATCTGGAGGATTTTCGGAGCGAACTCGGTGGTGAGTGTGAACGATGATGAGATACTTTGTCTGGGGTTTGTGAATGGTGGTGAAAAGCTGAGGACTTCGATTGTGATTGGTGGGTATCAACTTGAGAATAATCTCTTGCAGTTCGATTTGGCCACTTCAAGATTGGGTTTCAGTTCTTTGCTCTTTGGAAGCCGAACTACGTGCGCAAACTTCAACTTTACCTCTACTCTCTAG
- the LOC137828396 gene encoding aluminum-activated malate transporter 14-like, with the protein MESTHVISITNGEDNVAPRKNTKAFKFSLPPLFSRLTENKIHFWDKQKKDAKKIIHSIKVGISLVLISLLYLLDPLYEQVGENAMWAIMTVVVTFEFSAGATLGKGLNRGIGTILGGGLGCIAAVLAQNLGGVANSILIGASVFIFGTIATYFRLFPSVKMRYDYGVMIFILTFNLVVVSGVRTEDQKVWEIARERLLTIVMGFVVCICVSLLIFPLWASDELHDSIVSRFQHLANSLQGCMEEYVKFASKKENKSGASFSVCKSLLDSKSKDEVLANFAKWEPCRHGKFGFFYPWEKYLKIGEVLRELAAITLALGGCLQSSETAMKVEPVSQSIQMESSEAIGSGIVWILRELEESMEKKRKCEAHISEKLKTVREEISLVISTSKMAAIDNMDALAVASFVFLLKKVVEKVEELTKEVEQLGDLAGFRAQT; encoded by the exons ATGGAATCAACTCATGTAATATCCATTACAAATGGTGAAGACAATGTTGCTCCAAGGAAGAATACTAAAGCGTTTAAATTTTCACTTCCACCCCTTTTTTCTCGTCTTACAGAAAACAAAATCCATTTCTGGGATAAACAAAAGAAAGACGCTAAAAAAATTATCCACAGCATCAAAGTTGGAATCTCCCTTGTTTTGATTTCACTTCTGTATCTCTTGGATCCTCTTTACGAGCAAGTTGGAGAAAATGCTATGTGGGCTATTATGACTGTGGTCGTCACCTTCGAATTTTCTGCAG GAGCTACTCTAGGCAAAGGTTTAAATCGCGGGATCGGAACTATATTAGGAGGTGGACTGGGTTGCATAGCAGCAGTTTTGGCTCAAAATCTTGGTGGAGTTGCCAACTCGATTCTGATTGGTGCTTCTGTGTTTATCTTTG GAACAATTGCTACATATTTTCGACTATTTCCCAGCGTGAAGATGAGATACGATTACGGAGTGATGATTTTTATTCTCACTTTTAATTTGGTTGTGGTGTCTGGTGTGCGCACTGAAGATCAGAAAGTTTGGGAAATTGCACGTGAACGCCTTTTAACAATTGTGATGGGTTTTGTTGTGTGCATTTGTGTGAGCTTGTTGATCTTCCCCTTGTGGGCCAGTGATGAACTTCATGATTCCATTGTCTCAAGATTCCAACACCTTGCCAATTCATTACAAG GGTGCATGGAGGAATATGTCAAATTTGctagtaaaaaagaaaataagtcTGGTGCTAGCTTCAGTGTTTGCAAATCGTTGTTGGACTCCAAATCAAAGGATGAGGTTCTG GCAAATTTTGCAAAATGGGAACCCTGCAGGCAtggaaaatttggatttttCTATCCTTGGGAGAAGTACCTAAAGATTGGAGAGGTTCTTCGAGAACTGGCTGCAATAACTCTTGCTTTGGGAGGTTGCCTCCAATCCTCAGAAACG GCCATGAAAGTGGAACCAGTGAGTCAAAGTATCCAAATGGAATCGTCTGAAGCAATTGGGTCAGGAATTGTGTGGATTCTGCGAGAACTTGAGGAGAGCATGGAGAAAAAGAGGAAATGTGAGGCTCACATATCAGAAAAGTTGAAGACGGTGAGAGAAGAGATAAGCTTGGTAATTTCCACGTCGAAAATGGCAGCAATTGATAACATGGATGCACTTGCAGTAGCTAGCTTTGTGTTCTTACTGAAGAAAGTGGTGGAGAAGGTCGAAGAACTTACCAAAGAGGTGGAGCAACTAGGAGACCTTGCTGGTTTTCGTGCTCAAACTTAG
- the LOC137829701 gene encoding F-box protein At2g27310-like isoform X2, whose translation MLISFIGGFRKFCADCFPLIVIKEVGEYQWNSYLEYPDDWTEAEYYGEMNELESISPSDFISIVDIKFKEKPICSKVLWGIPNANGYNGWFYNCPFRIDLFSCADRDDNNDGVVTLSVSDGLPPLTSMEREKKDGKLWRELRDSLLLSWIIVNKKIKQSANLASWSPLDGQRHWPTDKDFIFRFGSVLSAKDVLPSQVVQCILIMKFRVVHTEQEGVQTTLRSTELSMQLEDMEGAHVNGKNSLLILKKALSCRRSKNYSEVHESCLAYSKVQNKLKEEKIRNESRIDTICILSSIVAVMTFWYYVL comes from the coding sequence ATGTTAATATCTTTTATTGGTGGATTCAGAAAATTCTGTGCAGATTGTTTTCCTCTTATTGTTATCAAGGAGGTTGGAGAGTATCAATGGAACAGCTATCTTGAGTACCCTGATGATTGGACTGAGGCTGAATATTATGGGGAAATGAATGAATTGGAAAGCATCTCTCCATCCGATTTTATTTCCATTGTGGATATTAAGTTTAAGGAGAAACCAATCTGCTCCAAAGTTCTATGGGGAATTCCAAATGCAAATGGCTATAATGGGTGGTTCTACAACTGTCCATTTCGGATTGATCTTTTCAGTTGTGCTGATAGAGATGATAATAATGATGGTGTGGTTACCCTTTCTGTTTCTGATGGACTGCCACCACTTACATCTATGGAAAGGGAAAAGAAAGATGGGAAGCTATGGCGGGAACTTCGTGATAGTCTCTTGCTTAGTTGGATCATAGTAAACAAGAAAATTAAGCAATCTGCTAATCTTGCTAGCTGGAGCCCTCTAGATGGGCAAAGACATTGGCCAACAGATAAGGATTTTATCTTCCGTTTTGGATCTGTTCTCTCTGCCAAGGACGTTCTTCCTTCTCAAGTAGTGCAGTGCATCCTCATTATGAAGTTTAGAGTGGTTCACACTGAACAAGAGGGGGTTCAAACAACTCTTAGATCAACAGAGCTGAGTATGCAGTTGGAAGACATGGAAGGTGCCCATGTTAATGGGAAGAACAGTTTGCTTATTCTTAAGAAAGCACTTAGTTGTCGAAGAAGTAAAAATTATAGTGAAGTACACGAATCTTGTCTTGCATACTCAAAAGTTCAAAATAAGTTAAAAGAGGAGAAGATTAGAAACGAAAGTAGGATTGATACAATTTGTATTCTAAGTAGCATTGTTGCTGTAATGACATTCTGGTACTATGTTTTGTGA
- the LOC137829701 gene encoding F-box protein At2g27310-like isoform X1, whose product MAVAPAESIASLSNDLFYDILRRLDGPTLACAACTCASFCSISKEEILWENVCSSIWPSTNREDVKMLISFIGGFRKFCADCFPLIVIKEVGEYQWNSYLEYPDDWTEAEYYGEMNELESISPSDFISIVDIKFKEKPICSKVLWGIPNANGYNGWFYNCPFRIDLFSCADRDDNNDGVVTLSVSDGLPPLTSMEREKKDGKLWRELRDSLLLSWIIVNKKIKQSANLASWSPLDGQRHWPTDKDFIFRFGSVLSAKDVLPSQVVQCILIMKFRVVHTEQEGVQTTLRSTELSMQLEDMEGAHVNGKNSLLILKKALSCRRSKNYSEVHESCLAYSKVQNKLKEEKIRNESRIDTICILSSIVAVMTFWYYVL is encoded by the coding sequence ATGGCAGTTGCTCCTGCTGAGAGTATTGCCTCGTTGAGTAACGATCTCTTCTATGATATATTACGACGTCTTGACGGCCCTACGTTGGCTTGTGCAGCTTGCACTTGTGCATCATTTTGTTCCATCTCAAAAGAGGAGATTTTATGGGAAAATGTGTGTTCGTCTATATGGCCTTCAACAAACAGGGAAGATGTCAAAATGTTAATATCTTTTATTGGTGGATTCAGAAAATTCTGTGCAGATTGTTTTCCTCTTATTGTTATCAAGGAGGTTGGAGAGTATCAATGGAACAGCTATCTTGAGTACCCTGATGATTGGACTGAGGCTGAATATTATGGGGAAATGAATGAATTGGAAAGCATCTCTCCATCCGATTTTATTTCCATTGTGGATATTAAGTTTAAGGAGAAACCAATCTGCTCCAAAGTTCTATGGGGAATTCCAAATGCAAATGGCTATAATGGGTGGTTCTACAACTGTCCATTTCGGATTGATCTTTTCAGTTGTGCTGATAGAGATGATAATAATGATGGTGTGGTTACCCTTTCTGTTTCTGATGGACTGCCACCACTTACATCTATGGAAAGGGAAAAGAAAGATGGGAAGCTATGGCGGGAACTTCGTGATAGTCTCTTGCTTAGTTGGATCATAGTAAACAAGAAAATTAAGCAATCTGCTAATCTTGCTAGCTGGAGCCCTCTAGATGGGCAAAGACATTGGCCAACAGATAAGGATTTTATCTTCCGTTTTGGATCTGTTCTCTCTGCCAAGGACGTTCTTCCTTCTCAAGTAGTGCAGTGCATCCTCATTATGAAGTTTAGAGTGGTTCACACTGAACAAGAGGGGGTTCAAACAACTCTTAGATCAACAGAGCTGAGTATGCAGTTGGAAGACATGGAAGGTGCCCATGTTAATGGGAAGAACAGTTTGCTTATTCTTAAGAAAGCACTTAGTTGTCGAAGAAGTAAAAATTATAGTGAAGTACACGAATCTTGTCTTGCATACTCAAAAGTTCAAAATAAGTTAAAAGAGGAGAAGATTAGAAACGAAAGTAGGATTGATACAATTTGTATTCTAAGTAGCATTGTTGCTGTAATGACATTCTGGTACTATGTTTTGTGA